Proteins found in one Halobellus limi genomic segment:
- a CDS encoding DUF7562 family protein has product MASIRSVRNTTGEEVVCIACGDTISRSDAREYDKYGDRWDREGKTFEYLCKPCHRDCCHQPRTGLEETLINAGAGETEQPTFLRQYRRLAADSQQTES; this is encoded by the coding sequence ATGGCATCAATTCGGTCTGTTCGCAACACAACCGGTGAGGAAGTCGTCTGTATTGCCTGCGGTGACACGATCTCGCGTTCGGATGCCCGCGAATACGATAAATACGGGGACCGATGGGACCGCGAGGGGAAGACCTTCGAGTACCTCTGTAAGCCGTGTCACCGCGACTGTTGTCACCAACCACGAACGGGGCTCGAAGAAACGCTGATCAACGCGGGAGCTGGTGAAACCGAGCAACCCACCTTTCTTCGACAGTATCGACGACTCGCCGCAGACAGTCAACAGACAGAATCGTAG
- a CDS encoding NADH-quinone oxidoreductase subunit D, producing MSLPNPEQSPQAIEHSPNSLYDEIVALLGDRVIAHEEHLNADGFVIRPDTVRDVLQDLKTEAGFDHLSCITAQEYPDRYETIYHLKSYADPTRELSIVVPTPTGKPKSQSAEPVFRTAEWHEREAYDLVGISYDDHPDLRRILLPETWHGHPLSQNYDQDRPQIVPLEEHANPLDEDHRGSGAESDTMFLNIGPHHPSTHGVLHVKTVLDGEVVVDVEPDIGYIHRCEEQMCQQGTYRHQIMPYPDRWDWSGAGLLNEWAYARTAETLADIDVPEYAKIIRTMSAELSRMLSHYLAVGTYALDVIGEFTAAFMYAIKDRERVQSLLEDLTGQRLMFNYFRLGGVAWDLPEPRAEFLEAVREFVATVPERIDEYQDLLINNEVFQLRTIDTGVLDPEAAKSYGCTGPVVRGSGVDYDLRRDDPYGYYEELDWEVVTQDGCDNFARLLVRLYELAESAKIIDQCADLLEEWPAADRTVQANVPRTLKPGPDVEIYNAVEAAKGELGIYIRADGTDTPARFKIRGPSFSNLSALPEMAEGEFVADLVATIGSLDTIMGEVDR from the coding sequence ATGAGCCTACCAAATCCCGAGCAATCGCCGCAGGCGATCGAGCACTCACCAAACAGCCTCTACGACGAGATTGTAGCCCTACTAGGAGACCGAGTGATCGCTCACGAAGAGCACCTCAATGCCGACGGGTTCGTGATCAGACCCGACACAGTGCGGGACGTTCTCCAAGATCTCAAGACGGAAGCAGGGTTTGATCACCTCTCCTGTATCACCGCCCAGGAGTATCCGGATCGATACGAAACCATCTACCATCTGAAGAGCTATGCGGACCCGACGCGCGAACTGTCGATCGTGGTGCCGACGCCAACAGGAAAGCCAAAAAGCCAGAGCGCCGAGCCAGTATTTCGAACGGCCGAATGGCACGAACGAGAGGCGTACGATCTCGTCGGGATCTCCTACGACGACCACCCGGATTTACGGAGGATTCTTCTCCCGGAAACGTGGCACGGCCACCCCCTCTCACAGAATTACGATCAGGACCGTCCACAAATCGTCCCGTTGGAAGAACACGCCAACCCGCTCGACGAGGACCACCGTGGGTCGGGTGCGGAGTCGGATACGATGTTTCTCAATATCGGTCCGCATCACCCGTCTACGCACGGCGTCCTTCACGTAAAGACCGTTCTCGACGGAGAAGTTGTGGTCGATGTCGAGCCAGACATTGGCTACATTCACCGGTGTGAAGAGCAGATGTGCCAGCAGGGAACGTATCGGCATCAGATTATGCCGTATCCCGATCGGTGGGACTGGAGCGGCGCGGGCCTGCTGAACGAGTGGGCGTATGCTCGAACTGCAGAGACACTAGCCGATATCGACGTCCCCGAGTACGCGAAGATAATCCGGACGATGTCGGCGGAGCTCTCGCGGATGCTCTCACACTATCTGGCCGTCGGGACGTACGCGTTGGACGTCATCGGCGAATTCACTGCGGCGTTTATGTACGCTATCAAGGATAGGGAGCGGGTCCAGTCGCTCTTGGAGGATTTGACCGGTCAGCGATTGATGTTCAACTACTTCCGGCTGGGTGGCGTCGCGTGGGATCTCCCGGAGCCACGCGCGGAGTTCCTCGAAGCAGTCCGCGAGTTTGTGGCGACGGTCCCCGAACGGATCGATGAGTATCAGGATCTGCTTATCAATAACGAGGTGTTCCAGTTGCGGACGATCGATACTGGCGTGCTCGATCCCGAAGCTGCCAAATCGTACGGGTGTACGGGGCCTGTCGTCCGCGGTTCGGGGGTCGATTATGATCTCCGCCGCGACGATCCGTACGGGTATTACGAGGAACTCGACTGGGAGGTCGTCACGCAGGACGGTTGTGACAACTTCGCCCGGTTGCTCGTCCGCCTCTACGAGCTTGCTGAATCGGCGAAGATCATCGACCAATGTGCCGATCTGCTTGAAGAGTGGCCTGCGGCGGACCGAACAGTGCAGGCAAACGTTCCGCGAACTCTCAAACCCGGTCCCGACGTCGAGATATACAACGCTGTGGAGGCGGCCAAGGGTGAACTCGGTATCTACATCCGGGCAGACGGCACGGACACGCCCGCGCGGTTCAAAATCCGGGGCCCGTCGTTCTCGAACCTCTCGGCACTCCCAGAAATGGCCGAAGGAGAGTTCGTCGCCGACCTTGTTGCAACCATCGGGAGTCTCGATACGATTATGGGGGAGGTCGATCGATAA